One genomic segment of Rubripirellula amarantea includes these proteins:
- a CDS encoding NAD(P)-dependent oxidoreductase yields the protein MKVCIVGASGKLGQYTVQHALDRGYEVVGVCREKSVAKLDRFRDSITIVAGATNDRTVIRKAVEGCDAVLTVLVPWGVQQYASGTAQAVLDYAEKDARLIFSCGWHISRDGKDVYSWKLRFMVNVFGTIARALRMVELDDQVEACRRVFASDTRWTVVRGSDLEEGESQGLPVWSQHVGDAVLESNRTRRIDFALFMVEAITNDELVQQAPAIVGCRTDSAIKHAPDHTRA from the coding sequence ATGAAGGTCTGCATTGTCGGCGCGTCCGGAAAACTTGGGCAGTACACGGTGCAGCATGCGCTTGACCGTGGTTATGAAGTGGTTGGTGTTTGCCGTGAAAAGAGTGTTGCTAAGCTGGACCGCTTTCGCGATTCAATCACGATTGTCGCGGGTGCCACAAACGATCGAACCGTCATAAGAAAAGCGGTTGAGGGTTGCGATGCAGTCCTGACCGTTTTGGTTCCTTGGGGTGTGCAACAGTATGCCAGTGGTACTGCGCAAGCAGTGCTCGACTACGCCGAGAAAGACGCTCGTCTGATTTTCTCGTGTGGTTGGCACATCTCAAGAGATGGCAAAGACGTCTATTCATGGAAGTTACGTTTCATGGTGAACGTGTTCGGAACTATCGCAAGAGCACTACGTATGGTCGAACTCGACGATCAGGTGGAAGCTTGTCGCCGCGTGTTCGCAAGTGATACGCGATGGACGGTAGTTCGTGGCAGCGATCTGGAAGAAGGTGAAAGCCAAGGGTTGCCAGTGTGGAGTCAGCACGTGGGCGATGCGGTGTTGGAAAGCAATCGCACTCGTCGGATCGACTTTGCACTTTTCATGGTCGAAGCGATCACTAACGACGAGCTTGTCCAACAAGCACCTGCAATCGTTGGCTGTCGGACTGATTCGGCCATTAAGCATGCCCCGGATCACACTCGCGCTTGA
- a CDS encoding alpha/beta fold hydrolase: MVTDPSGRTTPSGRTTHQNVMHRTLDVDGIDVFYREAGPKGAPVVLLLHGFPTSSHMFRNLIPALSDRYHVVAPDYPGFGYSSAPSVDDFEYTFDNLANVVERFTQKLGLTSYSIYVMDYGAPVGFRLAAMHPERVDSLIVQNGNAYDEGIENEFWEPIKEYWKSRTEKQGDLLRSQLTLEATKWQYLEGVRNSNAISPDTWNHVQPLLERPGNQEIQLALFHSYGSNPPLYPKWQQYFRDHQPPTLIVWGRNDKIFPAAGAIPYLKDLKNAQLHWLDTGHFALEEDGDVIAELIRSFLATNVASGNDSDVGEVSKR, from the coding sequence ATGGTCACGGATCCATCCGGACGTACGACTCCATCCGGACGTACGACGCACCAAAATGTGATGCATCGAACGTTGGACGTCGACGGCATAGATGTGTTCTATCGTGAGGCCGGCCCCAAGGGCGCGCCGGTGGTGCTACTGCTTCACGGCTTTCCGACCTCCTCGCATATGTTTCGCAACCTGATTCCTGCCCTGTCAGACCGGTATCATGTCGTTGCACCGGACTACCCGGGGTTTGGATATAGCTCAGCACCTTCGGTTGATGACTTCGAGTACACGTTTGACAATCTGGCAAATGTGGTCGAACGCTTCACGCAGAAGTTGGGACTGACGAGCTATTCAATCTATGTAATGGATTATGGCGCTCCCGTGGGTTTCCGACTCGCAGCAATGCACCCTGAACGCGTCGACTCATTGATTGTTCAAAACGGCAATGCGTATGACGAGGGGATCGAAAACGAATTCTGGGAACCAATCAAGGAATATTGGAAGTCGCGAACCGAGAAGCAAGGTGACCTTCTGCGTTCACAACTAACGCTCGAGGCAACCAAGTGGCAATACCTCGAAGGCGTTCGCAACTCTAACGCCATCAGTCCCGACACTTGGAATCACGTGCAACCACTGCTGGAGCGTCCCGGCAACCAAGAGATTCAATTGGCGTTGTTCCATAGCTATGGAAGCAATCCACCTCTTTATCCGAAGTGGCAACAGTACTTTCGCGATCACCAGCCCCCCACGCTCATCGTCTGGGGACGCAACGACAAGATCTTCCCTGCCGCCGGAGCGATTCCCTATCTAAAAGACTTGAAGAACGCGCAACTGCACTGGTTGGACACGGGGCACTTTGCTTTGGAAGAAGACGGCGACGTGATCGCAGAGCTGATACGAAGCTTCCTTGCAACGAACGTAGCCTCGGGCAACGATAGCGATGTTGGCGAAGTCTCCAAGCGTTGA
- a CDS encoding nuclear transport factor 2 family protein: MPNPTSLRPPFIHETAVMKVRAAEDAWNSRDPIRVSLAYSTDTRWRNRDSFINGRDQVVAFLADKWNRELEYRLAKQLWAFSDNRIAVRFQYEYHDASGNWFRAYGNENWEFDEDGLMRRREASINDYAIEPHDRKFHWPLGPRPVDDPGLLESVR, from the coding sequence ATGCCAAATCCCACCTCACTACGGCCACCGTTTATCCACGAGACCGCTGTGATGAAAGTGCGCGCGGCGGAAGATGCCTGGAACTCTCGCGATCCCATACGAGTGTCGTTGGCATACTCGACCGATACGCGTTGGAGGAATCGAGATTCCTTCATCAATGGACGCGATCAAGTGGTTGCGTTCTTGGCGGACAAGTGGAATCGCGAGCTCGAGTATCGACTGGCGAAGCAACTTTGGGCGTTCTCCGACAATCGAATCGCAGTGCGATTCCAGTACGAGTACCACGACGCCTCCGGGAATTGGTTCCGTGCGTATGGCAATGAGAACTGGGAATTTGACGAGGATGGTTTGATGCGTCGCCGAGAAGCCAGCATCAATGACTACGCAATCGAACCACACGATCGTAAGTTTCATTGGCCGCTTGGACCACGTCCAGTGGATGACCCGGGATTACTCGAGTCGGTGCGTTGA
- a CDS encoding carboxymuconolactone decarboxylase family protein, giving the protein MSRLETIDPAQATGRSKELLDSVKAKLGMTPNLMRVMANSPAVLDAYLKFSGALSDGELPATTREQIALAIAQANSCDYCLSAHAAVGKMVGLTADQVRDARRGTATQAKENAILGFATAVIEKRGFVSDADIVSAREAGASDAEIAEVVANAALSVFTNYLNHVAQTSIDFPQVEKLDPQSSQDNCGCHTDACSVA; this is encoded by the coding sequence ATGTCCCGACTTGAAACCATTGATCCCGCCCAAGCCACCGGCCGCAGCAAGGAACTTCTCGACAGCGTGAAGGCCAAGCTCGGCATGACACCCAATTTGATGCGAGTGATGGCAAACTCGCCAGCCGTTTTGGACGCCTATTTGAAGTTCAGCGGCGCGTTGAGTGACGGCGAACTGCCCGCTACGACCCGCGAACAGATTGCACTGGCGATTGCTCAAGCAAATTCATGTGACTATTGCCTCAGCGCTCATGCCGCCGTCGGCAAGATGGTGGGGCTTACGGCTGATCAGGTGCGTGATGCACGGCGGGGAACTGCGACGCAAGCGAAAGAGAACGCGATCCTAGGATTCGCGACCGCAGTCATCGAAAAGCGTGGCTTCGTGTCCGACGCCGATATCGTGTCTGCTCGCGAAGCAGGCGCTAGTGACGCCGAGATTGCAGAAGTTGTTGCCAACGCGGCATTGAGCGTCTTCACCAACTATCTCAATCATGTTGCTCAAACGTCGATCGACTTTCCTCAGGTCGAGAAGCTCGATCCGCAATCGTCGCAAGACAATTGCGGATGCCACACTGACGCTTGCAGTGTGGCCTAA
- a CDS encoding sigma-54-dependent Fis family transcriptional regulator, which translates to MIELQPPLIPNPKSLLLAMAQQRTVADVLSLVVDEIASSQAVGLARIWLIRPGSGCESCPMRSECPDQTNCLHLAASAGTSIVGPSEPLHRIDGAFRRFPLGVRKVGRIAATGIPLEVQNIAGEPDWVACPDWVQEEGIRGFGGQPLVHRGKTLGVLGVFSRTTIGDTCLEWLRMISDHVALAIANTQAWEQIETLRERLELENDYLQQEVRGESFGEMVGRSAALQTVSQQISLVAPTDSTVLVMGESGTGKELVAREIHARSTRHQRPLIKVNCAAIPRELYESEFFGHSKGSFTGALRDRIGRFELADGGTLFLDEIGEIPLDLQSKLLRVLQEGELERVGEEKTRKVDVRIIAATNRDLRAESEAGAFRLDLYYRLSVFPIELPPLRKRTEDIVLLADHILQSLARRFGKQPPRLTQANVAELERYDWPGNIRELQHVLERAIISSPPGKLRLDIHRTRPSQDRASAPTSEEATPILTASQLRELEAANIRRALKASAGKVYGASGAATLLGIKPTTLSSRIKSLGIEPPSS; encoded by the coding sequence ATGATCGAGCTTCAACCTCCACTGATTCCCAACCCCAAATCGTTGCTCTTGGCGATGGCCCAGCAGCGCACGGTCGCTGACGTTCTGAGCCTAGTGGTGGATGAGATAGCCAGTTCGCAAGCGGTTGGATTGGCGCGTATTTGGCTAATTCGACCTGGCTCCGGATGCGAAAGTTGTCCTATGCGATCGGAATGTCCTGACCAGACGAATTGCCTGCACTTAGCGGCCAGTGCGGGAACGTCAATCGTTGGGCCGAGCGAGCCGTTGCACCGGATCGACGGAGCGTTCCGTCGTTTCCCTCTTGGCGTTCGCAAGGTCGGACGCATCGCCGCGACGGGAATTCCTCTGGAGGTTCAAAACATCGCTGGAGAACCGGACTGGGTTGCTTGTCCTGATTGGGTGCAGGAAGAAGGTATTCGCGGCTTTGGTGGCCAACCGCTAGTACACCGTGGCAAGACGCTGGGGGTTCTTGGCGTCTTCAGCCGAACAACCATTGGCGATACATGTCTGGAATGGTTGCGAATGATTTCCGATCACGTGGCACTGGCGATCGCGAACACTCAAGCATGGGAACAGATCGAAACCCTTCGCGAACGACTCGAACTTGAAAACGATTATCTCCAACAGGAAGTTCGTGGAGAATCGTTTGGCGAGATGGTCGGACGAAGTGCGGCATTGCAGACCGTTTCGCAACAGATCTCGTTGGTGGCGCCGACTGACTCAACCGTATTGGTCATGGGGGAAAGTGGAACGGGAAAAGAGCTTGTGGCTCGTGAGATTCACGCCCGTTCGACTCGACACCAACGGCCGCTTATTAAGGTCAACTGCGCCGCGATCCCACGCGAGCTGTATGAGAGTGAGTTTTTTGGCCATTCCAAAGGAAGCTTCACGGGCGCCTTGCGAGATCGCATTGGGAGATTTGAACTCGCCGATGGGGGCACACTTTTTCTAGACGAGATCGGTGAGATTCCGCTCGACTTACAAAGCAAGTTGTTGCGAGTCCTGCAAGAAGGCGAACTGGAGCGTGTCGGCGAAGAGAAGACTCGAAAGGTTGATGTCCGGATCATCGCAGCGACCAACCGAGATCTGAGGGCCGAATCGGAAGCCGGTGCATTCAGGTTGGACCTGTACTATCGGCTCAGTGTGTTTCCCATCGAATTGCCACCACTGCGTAAACGCACCGAAGACATCGTCTTACTCGCCGATCACATACTGCAATCACTTGCGCGACGGTTCGGAAAGCAGCCACCACGACTGACTCAAGCGAACGTGGCTGAACTAGAACGTTACGATTGGCCGGGAAACATTCGCGAACTGCAGCACGTACTTGAGCGAGCGATCATATCTTCGCCTCCAGGCAAACTGCGCCTCGATATCCACCGCACACGCCCGTCCCAGGATCGAGCATCGGCTCCGACCAGCGAGGAAGCGACGCCGATACTAACGGCGTCGCAGTTGCGTGAATTGGAAGCGGCTAACATTCGCAGAGCGCTCAAAGCGTCAGCGGGGAAAGTCTACGGGGCATCCGGCGCGGCAACGTTGCTGGGCATAAAGCCAACGACGTTATCGTCGCGGATCAAGAGTCTCGGCATTGAACCACCGTCCTCATAA
- a CDS encoding winged helix-turn-helix transcriptional regulator gives MDTKTNARHVNYELPACPVEATLELIGGKWKGIVLYYLLEDRLRFSELKRKVGCVTQRMLTKQLRELEASGLVNRIVYAEVPPRVEYELTAEGKSLKPVLKVLKKWGEEHAMDLIVERQRAANEAAANGNKVLTQ, from the coding sequence ATGGATACTAAGACCAACGCCCGGCACGTCAACTATGAACTTCCAGCGTGTCCTGTCGAAGCAACACTTGAATTGATTGGCGGCAAATGGAAGGGGATCGTGCTGTATTACCTGCTTGAAGACCGTCTTCGTTTTAGTGAACTTAAGCGAAAGGTCGGCTGCGTGACGCAGCGGATGCTGACGAAGCAACTGCGAGAATTAGAAGCAAGCGGATTAGTCAACCGAATTGTTTACGCGGAGGTTCCTCCGCGAGTGGAGTACGAGCTGACCGCCGAAGGCAAATCACTCAAACCCGTCTTGAAGGTGCTAAAGAAATGGGGCGAGGAACACGCCATGGATCTAATCGTAGAACGCCAGCGGGCGGCCAACGAAGCAGCGGCGAATGGAAATAAGGTGCTCACACAATAG
- a CDS encoding zinc-dependent alcohol dehydrogenase family protein: MKAMLLNAYGEDAKFEATDVAKPEIKSGHVLVKIAASSVNTVDTMIRKMGKDLPLSPDSPAILGMDFAGTIEAVGDGVSGYAVGDEVYGCAGGLADLPGTLAEFIVADTRLIAHKAKNLSMKEAAALPLVGITAYEGLTRAGVTSGQKVLVHGGSGGVGHIAIQLAKHMGADVYSTGGGERQIALIEKLGAIGINYKTESVDQYVAKHTNGAGFDVVFDSVGGANLTKSFEASALNGQVATTVSMCELDLTPAHFKGLSLHVVFMLIPMLHNFNRESHAEILNRLTKISEAGELNPVLDEESYSLEEVGQAYARLESGKAMGKVVVENR, translated from the coding sequence ATGAAAGCGATGCTACTAAACGCATACGGTGAAGACGCAAAATTTGAGGCTACGGATGTGGCCAAGCCCGAGATCAAATCCGGGCATGTGCTGGTGAAGATAGCTGCTTCGAGTGTGAACACCGTTGACACGATGATTCGCAAGATGGGCAAGGACCTACCTTTGTCCCCGGATTCCCCCGCCATACTCGGCATGGACTTCGCCGGAACGATTGAAGCGGTAGGCGATGGCGTCAGCGGATACGCGGTCGGTGATGAAGTCTATGGTTGTGCCGGAGGTTTAGCCGACTTGCCTGGCACGTTGGCTGAATTCATCGTGGCCGACACCCGCCTGATTGCTCACAAGGCCAAGAATCTGTCAATGAAGGAAGCCGCGGCGTTACCGTTGGTGGGAATCACTGCCTACGAAGGGCTGACGCGAGCGGGAGTTACATCTGGCCAGAAGGTTCTCGTCCATGGAGGCTCCGGTGGCGTCGGCCATATCGCCATTCAGCTCGCCAAACACATGGGAGCAGACGTCTATTCGACCGGAGGTGGAGAGCGGCAAATTGCGTTGATTGAAAAGCTCGGAGCAATAGGAATCAACTACAAAACGGAATCGGTGGATCAGTATGTCGCAAAACATACTAACGGCGCAGGATTCGACGTGGTTTTCGACTCAGTGGGTGGAGCTAACCTTACGAAATCGTTCGAAGCATCTGCACTGAACGGGCAAGTCGCTACGACGGTTTCGATGTGCGAACTTGACCTGACACCGGCTCACTTCAAGGGCCTTTCGCTACACGTTGTGTTTATGCTGATCCCGATGCTTCACAACTTCAATCGCGAATCACACGCGGAAATCCTGAACCGTCTTACCAAGATCTCGGAAGCCGGCGAGTTGAATCCGGTTCTAGATGAAGAGTCCTATTCGCTTGAAGAAGTCGGCCAAGCCTACGCTCGGTTAGAAAGCGGAAAAGCGATGGGTAAAGTGGTGGTCGAGAACCGCTAG
- a CDS encoding sugar O-acetyltransferase, with product MTMNEKQKMLAGEPYDPNDSELAAERLKARLLLQQINLSDPGDESGRRRDFVRLFASGGDSVWLEPPFRCDYGSNIYLGRNVYFNFDCVILDVCEVRFGDCVFVGPGVHIYTASHPLDAIARRTVEFGKPVTIGNDVWIGGRAVLCPGITVGDRAVIGAGSVVTKSVLADQVVAGNPARVLRQLP from the coding sequence ATGACAATGAACGAAAAGCAAAAGATGCTGGCGGGCGAGCCCTACGATCCAAACGATTCCGAACTGGCGGCTGAACGCTTGAAAGCTCGCTTGTTGTTGCAGCAGATCAACCTGAGTGACCCTGGCGACGAATCAGGCCGACGTCGTGACTTCGTGAGACTGTTCGCTAGCGGAGGCGATTCCGTTTGGCTGGAGCCTCCGTTTCGATGCGACTACGGTTCGAATATTTATCTCGGTAGAAACGTGTACTTCAACTTTGATTGTGTCATCCTTGACGTTTGCGAAGTTCGGTTTGGTGATTGTGTGTTTGTGGGGCCAGGAGTTCACATTTACACCGCGAGTCATCCCTTAGATGCGATAGCTCGACGCACCGTTGAATTCGGTAAACCCGTGACGATTGGCAACGATGTTTGGATCGGAGGGCGAGCTGTCCTTTGTCCAGGAATCACTGTCGGCGATCGAGCTGTCATCGGCGCGGGCAGCGTGGTGACAAAGTCTGTGTTGGCCGATCAAGTTGTCGCGGGGAACCCAGCCCGAGTCCTCCGCCAACTACCGTGA
- a CDS encoding DUF1592 domain-containing protein, producing the protein MPIIPQTAVRLLVLLCASAIAPSVIAKEPSSLAELKATGLQRSRFISAGHQDVSHPDVPKTEDAKSYTLPQANLSTFESTIKPLLDQHCIDCHGSEISEGNLRIDTLDPNLVAGADTDWWSEIFAVVTKGEMPPPDDGDLDDRDRQTLVDWLSIELQTASLVRSKTGKRSAFRRMTRYEYNYALQDLLGLEFDFAKDLPPEANSDEGFQNRSDLLHLSVSQFEMYQRIARNALAQATVRGAKPQTHYWDIPVSRAAEREWTRQDNQIQKLQNDLKDEPDKLTAELEKLRVSFEVPRQAAYFRDLSSDRTAQTQWNYQRAEFAFGEADQLASISDQHDCVAVLPNGRSPKLIFELGNQLPDDGTMRVTVQAARADSNDDYVPNLQLMFGWQASNEGRALLRVSKRDTPITADPKNPQIVQWHVPLGEIYPRNNVRKTSPMGALPSPSEYIRLVNSSARASEIQITHVQVAAPVYDQWPPESHRRIFPERDSSLSEDDYARDTIAAFMKRAWRRPVSDEEVSRKLELFNAMRPLCESVEDAVLEVLATVLSSPQFLYVANESGPELVTEEQQEQLGRHALATRLALFLWCSVPDTELLNLADSGQLSDPDVLKGQVRRMLDDPRSQRFVEHFVHQWLDLQLLEFQNFNQNVRGFDPLLKEAMLWEPVALFSELLKSNATVLDFIHCDYAIVNERLARHYGIPNVRGNHFQKVPLHGNDRRGGILTQAGILAMNSDWPDSHPLKRAIWLLESVLADPPPPPPPAVPQIDLADPEIAKMTLKERIEDHRNHAACMSCHEKIDPWGIAFENYDALGKWRDEIGGKPVDASSELFNHQTLDGMNGLKRFLLDSRQDQFVQAMASKLTTYALGRQLNFSDRAEMDAITAEVRQNGDGLRTLIEAIVTSDLYQPQ; encoded by the coding sequence ATGCCTATCATTCCGCAAACAGCCGTACGTCTGTTGGTCTTGCTGTGCGCAAGCGCGATTGCACCATCCGTTATTGCGAAAGAGCCTTCATCACTTGCAGAGCTTAAAGCCACTGGTCTGCAGCGGTCACGGTTTATAAGCGCTGGCCATCAAGACGTTAGCCATCCAGACGTACCCAAAACTGAGGACGCAAAATCATATACATTGCCGCAAGCGAATTTGTCGACCTTTGAGTCAACGATCAAGCCTCTATTGGATCAGCATTGTATCGATTGCCATGGCTCAGAAATCAGCGAGGGCAACTTAAGGATAGACACGCTCGACCCCAATTTGGTCGCGGGTGCGGATACCGATTGGTGGTCCGAAATTTTCGCCGTCGTCACGAAGGGAGAGATGCCGCCACCTGATGATGGCGACCTGGATGACCGAGATCGGCAAACACTTGTCGATTGGCTGTCGATTGAACTGCAAACCGCGTCCCTGGTGCGCAGCAAAACGGGTAAGCGTTCCGCATTCCGACGCATGACGCGGTACGAATACAACTATGCGCTCCAGGACCTACTCGGCCTCGAATTTGACTTTGCGAAGGACTTGCCACCTGAGGCAAATTCGGACGAAGGATTCCAGAATCGTTCTGACTTGTTGCATTTGTCGGTGTCGCAATTTGAAATGTATCAGCGAATTGCTCGCAACGCTCTCGCTCAAGCAACGGTCCGAGGAGCCAAGCCGCAAACGCATTACTGGGATATCCCGGTCAGCAGAGCCGCCGAGCGTGAATGGACAAGACAGGACAATCAGATTCAAAAACTGCAAAATGATTTGAAGGACGAGCCCGACAAACTAACTGCCGAACTCGAGAAGCTTCGCGTCAGCTTCGAAGTGCCCCGTCAAGCTGCGTACTTTCGAGATCTGAGCAGTGATCGTACTGCTCAAACACAGTGGAATTATCAACGGGCCGAGTTTGCGTTTGGCGAGGCCGATCAACTTGCTTCGATCTCGGACCAACACGACTGCGTCGCGGTCCTCCCCAATGGTCGCTCGCCCAAGCTAATTTTCGAGCTTGGAAATCAGTTGCCCGATGATGGCACGATGCGAGTGACGGTCCAAGCAGCGAGGGCGGACTCGAACGACGACTACGTACCGAACCTGCAGCTGATGTTCGGATGGCAAGCCAGCAATGAAGGCAGAGCGTTACTTCGGGTAAGTAAGCGTGACACACCCATCACCGCCGACCCTAAGAATCCGCAGATCGTACAGTGGCATGTACCGCTTGGTGAGATCTATCCCCGTAACAACGTTCGCAAGACATCCCCGATGGGAGCGTTGCCCAGTCCATCGGAGTACATTCGCCTCGTGAATAGCTCCGCACGCGCGAGCGAGATTCAGATCACGCACGTCCAAGTCGCGGCTCCTGTTTACGACCAGTGGCCTCCGGAATCACACCGTCGCATTTTTCCGGAACGTGACAGTAGCCTAAGTGAGGATGACTACGCCCGCGATACGATTGCTGCGTTCATGAAACGAGCATGGCGGCGCCCGGTAAGTGACGAAGAAGTGAGCCGCAAGTTGGAACTGTTCAACGCAATGCGTCCTCTTTGCGAGTCAGTGGAAGATGCGGTGCTCGAAGTTCTAGCGACAGTGTTATCGTCACCTCAGTTCTTGTACGTCGCCAACGAATCTGGTCCTGAACTTGTTACCGAAGAGCAACAAGAACAGCTTGGCCGCCATGCTTTGGCCACTCGTTTGGCATTGTTTCTGTGGTGCAGCGTTCCGGATACCGAATTGTTGAATCTAGCCGACAGTGGCCAGCTTTCTGATCCGGACGTTTTGAAGGGTCAGGTACGGCGGATGCTGGACGATCCCCGCAGTCAGCGTTTTGTTGAGCACTTTGTGCATCAATGGCTAGACCTGCAACTTCTTGAATTCCAAAACTTCAACCAGAATGTGCGTGGCTTTGATCCTCTATTGAAGGAGGCGATGCTGTGGGAACCCGTCGCCCTGTTCAGTGAACTCCTTAAGTCGAACGCCACTGTTCTGGACTTCATTCATTGCGACTATGCAATCGTCAACGAACGGTTGGCAAGGCATTATGGGATCCCAAATGTGCGTGGAAACCATTTTCAAAAAGTCCCGCTTCATGGCAACGATCGTCGCGGAGGCATTTTAACGCAGGCGGGCATTTTGGCGATGAACTCCGATTGGCCAGATTCTCATCCGCTCAAACGAGCGATCTGGTTACTGGAAAGCGTGTTAGCGGATCCTCCTCCGCCTCCCCCGCCCGCCGTTCCGCAGATCGATTTGGCGGACCCCGAAATTGCCAAGATGACGTTGAAGGAACGTATTGAAGACCACCGCAACCATGCGGCATGTATGTCCTGTCATGAGAAGATTGATCCCTGGGGCATCGCCTTCGAAAACTATGACGCTTTGGGGAAGTGGCGTGACGAAATCGGCGGGAAACCAGTCGATGCATCAAGTGAGTTATTCAATCACCAGACTCTTGATGGAATGAACGGATTAAAGCGTTTTCTGCTCGACAGTCGCCAAGATCAGTTTGTCCAAGCAATGGCATCAAAGTTGACGACCTACGCGTTGGGACGCCAGCTCAATTTTTCGGACCGCGCCGAGATGGACGCGATCACTGCCGAAGTTCGCCAGAACGGAGATGGGCTGCGTACGCTTATCGAGGCGATCGTCACCAGTGACTTGTATCAGCCCCAATGA
- a CDS encoding DUF1552 domain-containing protein: MARNLNTLDRRRFLRGSGVALTLPMFASLAQNVARGADAVENPKRLGCFYFPDGVPMPLPEDPAYQEWAWFPHGNGKEFTFSKCMEPLEAVKSDLTVLSGFSHPKSRSVHGHNNADQFLTAALTGGGDREYTNTISLDQVYAKHVGDKTRFASLVMSTDGGTGTARGTHTISFDEQGRPIPAEHRPKQIFDQLFVKTDVDSTRRLALTRSALDEMLDDAQRLRRTLSSDDQRGLDEYLDSVREAEIKVEKAKRWLGAPLPSVDGNQLNLELSTDEPREYLQTMFDLIYLAFRTDSTRVATYQIGRENGVGRSDHLARAVGFNTAHQLSHETKNPDGWKNFGIYCRFLNEEYGRFLAKLRSTPEPGGTGNLLDNTLLLFGSASSAFHLSRNYPLILAGGQHMGFKHGQYINHAGMNFQGGPWMGEGEPWQDEAKGEDVPLSNLYATMLQRLGVPTDSFADNTGLVEAV, encoded by the coding sequence ATGGCAAGAAACTTGAACACCCTCGATCGCCGACGATTCCTTCGCGGCAGTGGCGTTGCATTGACCCTACCTATGTTTGCTTCGCTCGCTCAAAACGTTGCGCGGGGTGCTGATGCAGTAGAGAACCCGAAGCGTCTGGGGTGCTTTTACTTCCCGGATGGTGTTCCGATGCCGTTGCCCGAAGACCCCGCCTATCAAGAATGGGCATGGTTCCCTCATGGTAACGGCAAAGAGTTCACGTTCTCGAAGTGCATGGAACCACTCGAAGCCGTCAAAAGTGACCTGACGGTACTGTCCGGATTCTCGCACCCTAAGTCACGTAGTGTTCACGGACACAACAACGCCGACCAGTTTCTGACCGCTGCGCTTACTGGTGGTGGCGATCGCGAGTACACAAATACGATTTCGTTAGACCAGGTTTACGCCAAACACGTGGGCGACAAAACGCGGTTTGCGTCGTTAGTGATGTCGACGGACGGAGGAACGGGAACTGCACGGGGAACCCACACGATCTCATTCGATGAACAAGGCCGCCCGATTCCTGCTGAGCATCGACCGAAACAGATCTTCGATCAATTGTTTGTGAAAACCGATGTCGATTCTACGCGTCGACTAGCGCTGACTCGAAGTGCGCTCGACGAAATGCTCGATGATGCCCAGCGGTTACGCAGAACGTTGTCGAGTGACGATCAACGTGGCCTCGATGAGTACCTCGACTCGGTCCGCGAGGCTGAGATCAAAGTGGAGAAAGCAAAACGATGGCTGGGCGCACCGTTGCCTTCGGTCGACGGAAACCAGCTCAACCTGGAACTTTCCACCGACGAACCCCGGGAATACCTGCAGACAATGTTTGATCTGATCTACTTGGCATTCAGAACCGATTCAACGCGAGTGGCCACGTATCAGATCGGTCGTGAAAACGGAGTGGGACGTAGCGACCATTTGGCAAGAGCCGTCGGATTCAACACGGCTCATCAATTGTCGCACGAGACCAAGAACCCGGATGGTTGGAAAAACTTTGGCATCTATTGCCGATTCCTCAACGAGGAATACGGTCGGTTCCTTGCAAAGCTAAGGTCGACGCCGGAACCAGGTGGAACCGGGAACCTTCTCGACAATACGCTGTTACTCTTCGGCTCAGCGTCGAGCGCGTTTCACCTATCGAGAAACTATCCGCTCATCCTTGCAGGTGGCCAACACATGGGATTCAAGCACGGACAATACATCAACCATGCAGGCATGAACTTCCAAGGCGGTCCGTGGATGGGCGAGGGTGAGCCATGGCAAGACGAAGCGAAGGGCGAAGACGTACCATTGTCGAATCTCTACGCGACCATGCTTCAGCGACTTGGAGTTCCGACCGACTCGTTTGCTGACA